The following coding sequences lie in one Brevibacterium marinum genomic window:
- a CDS encoding GNAT family N-acetyltransferase gives MSTNDLDEMANLLGDCGLTWQMLNATAELEVGFHVKTSAQYFGFATEAAIACREYARSHALASRLVSIIHRDNRPSQRVAQKTGMSLDRSLTHSSPVHDVYSMDL, from the coding sequence ATGTCAACGAACGATCTCGACGAAATGGCGAACCTCCTCGGCGACTGCGGTCTCACCTGGCAGATGCTGAATGCGACGGCCGAACTGGAGGTCGGGTTCCATGTGAAGACATCGGCTCAGTACTTCGGATTTGCCACCGAGGCGGCCATTGCCTGCCGTGAATACGCCCGTTCACATGCACTGGCATCCCGGTTGGTCTCGATCATCCATCGGGACAACCGGCCCTCACAGCGTGTGGCGCAGAAGACCGGCATGAGCCTGGATCGCTCGCTCACGCATTCGTCGCCGGTCCATGACGTCTATTCGATGGACTTGTGA
- a CDS encoding SRPBCC family protein: MKRTMQVSDSMMVNVDADTLWEQVADPTQMSRWSPENTGAHTPAEARPLQVGEVFEGSNRRGRAAWVTECVVTASEPGERFAFHVRKIGAGSPKLGGSIATWVYEFENIDGRTRVTETWNDDRTSWPDWAAAIVDRVLTRGRSFADFQKLNIHRTLTTMKDEFADSDGTGSSPAR, translated from the coding sequence ATGAAGCGCACGATGCAGGTCAGCGACAGCATGATGGTCAACGTCGACGCCGACACTCTGTGGGAACAGGTGGCCGATCCGACGCAGATGTCGCGCTGGAGCCCGGAGAACACGGGTGCGCACACCCCCGCAGAAGCACGACCTCTGCAGGTGGGCGAAGTCTTCGAGGGCAGCAACCGTCGCGGCCGAGCGGCGTGGGTCACCGAATGCGTCGTCACCGCCTCGGAACCGGGAGAACGGTTCGCTTTCCACGTGCGCAAGATCGGTGCCGGCTCGCCGAAGCTCGGTGGAAGCATCGCCACCTGGGTCTACGAGTTCGAGAATATCGACGGACGCACCCGAGTCACCGAGACCTGGAACGACGACCGCACCAGCTGGCCGGATTGGGCGGCGGCGATCGTCGACCGTGTGCTCACCCGAGGCAGAAGCTTCGCCGACTTTCAGAAGCTGAACATCCACAGGACGCTGACCACGATGAAGGACGAATTCGCGGACTCGGACGGGACGGGGTCCTCGCCCGCCCGATGA